A window of the Vibrio ostreae genome harbors these coding sequences:
- a CDS encoding pyridoxamine 5'-phosphate oxidase family protein produces MGKQFSELADKHIDFIGQQKIYFVATAAESGSVNLSPKGGDSLRVINPKQIAWLNLTGSGNESASHVIQNPRMTVMFCAFEGSPLILRAYGKATVLHSQDDSWDKYAPLFPESVAARQIFVLNVDLVQSSCGMSVPYFTYEGDREDLANWSEKQGAEGIEKYWLKKNQKSIDGFETEIAKRSGLDVD; encoded by the coding sequence ATGGGTAAGCAATTTTCAGAGTTGGCCGATAAACATATTGATTTTATTGGACAGCAAAAAATTTATTTTGTAGCTACTGCCGCAGAAAGTGGTAGCGTGAATTTGTCCCCTAAAGGTGGAGATTCTTTGCGAGTTATCAACCCAAAGCAAATAGCTTGGTTGAACCTTACAGGAAGTGGCAATGAGTCTGCATCACATGTTATTCAAAACCCAAGAATGACTGTTATGTTTTGTGCTTTTGAAGGCTCTCCTCTAATCCTGAGAGCTTATGGTAAAGCTACGGTTTTGCACTCTCAAGACGATAGTTGGGACAAGTATGCACCGCTGTTTCCGGAAAGTGTTGCTGCGAGACAAATCTTTGTCCTAAATGTCGATTTGGTGCAGTCTTCCTGTGGAATGTCAGTTCCTTACTTTACCTATGAAGGAGACCGTGAAGACTTAGCTAATTGGTCAGAAAAGCAAGGTGCAGAGGGTATAGAAAAATACTGGCTCAAAAAGAACCAAAAGAGTATCGATGGTTTTGAAACTGAAATTGCTAAAAGGTCTGGTTTGGACGTAGATTAA
- a CDS encoding DUF5677 domain-containing protein has product MKNESAGCNIDDFHVALSAFDKAVCEACAVSNFIGSRYVVHYKGYSSHIFTRMCLHSQALISALPKTRWAKRDYECWEFSLIAPHVRALMEGYLLFFYLSEAPISEDEWYVKLNVMHLNDCTRRVRLHQNIRSAEDEEGFREQQTELKNRLKGSEFFKELPSKLQKQLLTGKALMIPSRDELLEKLDVDTGEFNAFYDIVSNYTHILPISYCRSEGNGRGTGVQNRTDLSYIVISLVNATHWLNISTERMVELFPDAAKVRKGKKSKFTLGPKENTKNRK; this is encoded by the coding sequence GTGAAAAATGAATCAGCTGGCTGCAATATAGACGATTTTCATGTTGCTTTAAGTGCATTTGATAAAGCTGTTTGTGAAGCGTGTGCAGTAAGTAATTTTATAGGGAGCCGCTATGTTGTTCATTATAAAGGATACTCTTCTCACATCTTTACCAGAATGTGTTTACATTCACAGGCTCTTATCTCTGCATTACCGAAAACTCGGTGGGCGAAACGAGATTACGAGTGCTGGGAGTTTAGTCTTATAGCTCCTCATGTCCGTGCATTAATGGAAGGTTATCTTCTGTTCTTCTATTTGTCTGAAGCACCTATTAGTGAAGATGAATGGTACGTAAAACTCAATGTCATGCACCTAAATGACTGTACTCGTCGAGTTAGGCTTCATCAAAACATACGAAGCGCTGAAGACGAAGAGGGTTTTCGTGAGCAGCAAACAGAACTGAAAAATCGTTTAAAAGGATCCGAGTTTTTTAAAGAACTCCCGTCTAAGCTTCAAAAGCAGCTATTAACTGGAAAGGCTCTTATGATCCCTTCACGAGATGAGCTACTCGAAAAATTAGATGTAGATACTGGCGAGTTTAATGCGTTTTATGACATAGTTTCAAATTACACGCACATACTGCCGATTTCTTACTGCCGAAGTGAAGGTAATGGACGAGGAACAGGCGTTCAAAATCGAACGGATTTGTCTTATATAGTTATCTCTTTAGTTAACGCTACTCATTGGTTGAACATTTCTACGGAAAGAATGGTTGAATTATTTCCTGATGCGGCCAAAGTTAGAAAAGGGAAGAAATCTAAGTTTACTTTGGGTCCAAAGGAAAATACTAAGAACCGAAAATAA
- a CDS encoding sigma-70 family RNA polymerase sigma factor, whose product MIEDSLLDFLETNLKETQAKDRNIRLINYFYGFSDSEWPTLEETGKRFGEITRERVRQLVNDNFRKIADKSKFSELSTIYNLIASKKFWLKSEIEKKLEELNLVKGNCNIKGILNMMDDLDFNHDLEIYTPHLEVVTREKLSLFEDFIVVKKSQIKNLQSIYKKAKNLPGRCGVANLDYLSESFSSDSEILLIKSIIKLSDHSWYKETNNEFWYLFEHKDNTLINYSEKVFSELDACSSKRLAHTYRNALDARTYKHPYPPEDIIHDYLTSSMYFENEKGVLTFSGDTTGYTEIEKDILNYLSQYEYVMFPEFNEYLEGKGYGRPLIIKATTKSPLVHIDKSDGRYHYRYSLVSKKKTTENIKSDNRYTTYLRKLRKLSEIGTDIDVESKRRTEQSLLQKWLFEGKEQEKCAICGNDFHVSSLITAHKKKRSECNNAERLDPYIVMPLCTFGCDFLYEKRYIYIENGIICQGNVNISLNTENKIIEQLINKKIDTNWLKGSSSYFESPIQAFKSDS is encoded by the coding sequence ATGATTGAAGATAGTTTACTTGATTTTCTAGAAACAAATTTAAAAGAGACTCAAGCCAAAGACAGAAATATTAGATTGATAAATTACTTCTATGGTTTCTCTGATTCTGAATGGCCAACACTTGAAGAAACTGGAAAAAGATTTGGTGAAATTACAAGAGAACGAGTAAGGCAGCTTGTAAATGACAATTTCAGAAAAATCGCTGATAAGAGTAAATTCTCAGAACTTAGTACAATATATAATCTAATTGCATCAAAGAAATTTTGGTTGAAATCTGAGATTGAAAAAAAATTAGAAGAGTTAAATCTTGTTAAAGGTAATTGTAATATTAAAGGCATCTTAAATATGATGGATGACCTTGATTTTAATCATGACCTAGAAATTTACACGCCTCACCTTGAAGTAGTGACAAGGGAAAAGCTTTCTTTATTTGAGGATTTCATTGTTGTCAAAAAAAGTCAAATAAAGAATTTACAGTCAATTTATAAAAAGGCAAAAAACTTACCTGGTAGGTGTGGGGTGGCAAATTTAGATTATTTATCTGAAAGCTTTTCATCCGATAGTGAAATATTACTTATAAAGAGTATTATAAAATTATCAGATCATTCATGGTATAAAGAAACCAATAATGAATTTTGGTATTTATTCGAACACAAAGATAACACTTTAATAAACTACAGTGAAAAGGTATTTTCTGAACTTGATGCATGTAGTTCTAAGAGATTGGCACATACTTATAGAAATGCACTTGACGCAAGGACATACAAACATCCATACCCTCCAGAAGACATAATTCACGATTATTTAACATCTTCTATGTACTTTGAAAATGAAAAAGGAGTATTAACATTCTCCGGAGACACTACAGGGTATACTGAAATTGAAAAAGATATTTTGAATTATTTGTCACAATACGAATACGTAATGTTTCCTGAGTTCAATGAATATCTAGAAGGTAAGGGGTATGGTCGCCCACTTATAATTAAGGCAACTACAAAATCTCCACTTGTTCACATTGATAAAAGTGATGGAAGATATCACTATCGCTATAGCCTTGTTTCAAAGAAAAAGACTACTGAAAATATTAAGAGTGATAATAGATATACAACATATCTAAGGAAGCTTAGAAAACTATCTGAAATTGGCACAGATATTGATGTAGAATCCAAAAGACGTACAGAACAGTCATTGTTACAAAAATGGCTTTTTGAAGGAAAGGAGCAAGAAAAATGTGCCATTTGTGGAAATGATTTCCATGTCAGTTCACTTATAACTGCACATAAAAAGAAAAGATCAGAGTGCAACAATGCAGAAAGATTAGATCCATATATTGTTATGCCTCTTTGCACATTTGGATGTGACTTTCTATATGAAAAACGTTATATCTATATTGAGAATGGAATAATATGTCAGGGGAATGTTAACATATCTCTAAACACAGAAAATAAAATTATTGAACAGCTAATTAATAAAAAAATTGACACCAACTGGCTTAAAGGTTCTAGTTCTTACTTCGAATCGCCCATACAAGCATTTAAGAGTGATTCCTAA
- a CDS encoding undecaprenyl-diphosphatase, whose amino-acid sequence MESLNHWLFLLINPSHQPSPALLQVAKLCAELPVFLIPLCLALLWMRDKHAKTMAFNAGLTTVLALAINYAISLVWYHNRPFVDHLGIKLISHASDSSFPSDHITLFASVAFYLSFEKSLRKLGLVLLALSLSTGWARVFVGVHYPFDILGGYLISALTALLFKQYLATQFAGLVNLMIELSEHIAGWLVRMKKSAL is encoded by the coding sequence ATGGAATCCTTAAACCACTGGCTATTTCTGCTGATTAACCCCTCTCATCAACCCAGTCCTGCGCTGTTGCAAGTCGCAAAACTGTGTGCAGAACTGCCGGTTTTTCTCATCCCATTGTGCCTGGCGCTGCTCTGGATGCGCGATAAACACGCTAAAACGATGGCATTTAACGCCGGGTTAACGACCGTATTGGCGCTGGCGATAAACTATGCCATTTCACTTGTCTGGTATCACAACCGCCCGTTTGTCGATCATTTAGGCATCAAGCTGATCAGTCATGCCAGTGATTCTTCGTTTCCCAGTGATCACATCACTTTGTTCGCCAGTGTTGCTTTCTATCTGTCTTTCGAAAAATCCTTGCGCAAGTTAGGGCTGGTGCTTTTAGCCTTGTCGTTAAGCACCGGATGGGCGCGGGTTTTCGTCGGCGTGCACTATCCTTTCGATATCTTGGGTGGATACCTGATTAGCGCGCTGACTGCATTGCTATTCAAGCAGTATTTAGCCACTCAGTTTGCAGGGTTGGTGAACTTGATGATTGAGTTAAGTGAGCACATCGCTGGCTGGTTGGTCAGAATGAAGAAGTCTGCTTTGTAA
- a CDS encoding CobW family GTP-binding protein, whose amino-acid sequence MNEQANTIPTNIITGFLGVGKTTTINALLAKKPQGESWAVLVNEFGQVGIDQEMMPTEEGLHIKELAGGCICCSLGASLGQTVRALIEHANPDRLIIEPTGIGHPEGIIDTLMGPGFKNVLDLRATVCLLDPRCLAQEEVLSNPIFHDQLNLADVVLINKCDLAEEQQIELAESSLGNMFPPKQHLGRTIRGRIEPALLDLVRNGQLKAHFPDAHAHSHDHEHELHDHHHEHAHEHRHETVPEPGKPVRKTGHGSGLYSCGWLFHRDDCFDYWALEEILTGLTDVQRIKGVIRIGNAWVFFNRVNDEHDFDKVAYRRDSRIEIITTRELDWQQIERAMLACQIKG is encoded by the coding sequence ATGAATGAACAAGCAAACACTATCCCGACCAATATCATCACCGGATTTCTTGGGGTCGGAAAAACCACCACCATCAATGCGCTGCTGGCGAAAAAGCCGCAAGGTGAATCTTGGGCTGTGCTGGTCAATGAATTTGGTCAGGTAGGGATTGACCAGGAGATGATGCCGACCGAAGAGGGTTTGCATATTAAAGAGTTAGCCGGTGGCTGCATTTGTTGTTCACTTGGCGCGTCGCTGGGTCAGACTGTGCGAGCTTTAATCGAACACGCCAATCCTGATCGTCTGATCATTGAACCGACCGGTATCGGCCACCCGGAAGGTATCATCGACACACTGATGGGACCGGGGTTTAAAAACGTGCTGGATCTGCGCGCTACGGTTTGCCTGCTCGACCCGCGCTGTCTGGCGCAGGAAGAAGTCCTCAGCAATCCGATTTTCCACGATCAGCTTAACCTGGCCGATGTGGTTCTGATCAACAAGTGCGATTTGGCAGAAGAGCAGCAAATTGAATTGGCAGAAAGTAGCTTAGGGAATATGTTTCCGCCGAAACAGCATCTGGGCCGGACAATTCGCGGCAGGATTGAACCTGCTCTGCTCGATCTGGTACGCAATGGTCAGCTCAAAGCGCACTTCCCGGATGCTCATGCTCACAGTCATGATCATGAACACGAACTTCATGACCATCACCACGAGCACGCCCACGAACATCGTCATGAGACTGTTCCTGAACCGGGTAAACCGGTGCGTAAAACCGGTCACGGCAGCGGTTTATACAGCTGCGGCTGGCTGTTCCACCGCGACGATTGCTTTGACTACTGGGCGCTGGAAGAGATATTAACCGGACTGACCGATGTGCAACGTATCAAAGGGGTGATCCGCATCGGTAACGCCTGGGTCTTCTTTAACCGGGTTAATGACGAGCACGACTTCGATAAAGTCGCCTATCGCCGCGACAGCCGTATCGAAATCATCACTACCCGGGAATTAGACTGGCAGCAGATCGAGCGCGCTATGTTGGCGTGCCAGATTAAAGGTTAA